One Hemibagrus wyckioides isolate EC202008001 linkage group LG07, SWU_Hwy_1.0, whole genome shotgun sequence DNA segment encodes these proteins:
- the LOC131355646 gene encoding SLAM family member 8-like: protein MKDFNGYCVSFAGVLMFGVFQGMCGVLADTVMVLKAGSSLDLPFQYPVESVLSVQWSFNKSIFAECSTDKEYTFLESQFNGRLKKEYNRIGVTIEDLQPLDSGTFLVAAVSIIPRHQTQIFKVLVQIYMYTVQIEKTWLMSTNSCDIHVKCAALGAESVSYLWSGYKTASGAHLQFSLSPAEGAVTLNCTAANNVSSSSATETLNCTETQTEAPLSVLKLISSLVAASPYLLVTIILGVKYYKAWGHHDSQHAVTVPEE from the exons ATGAAGGACTTTAACGGATACTGTGTTTCCTTTGCTGGAGTGCTGATGTTTGGTGTTTTTCAGG gtatgtgtggtgttttggCAGACACAGTGATGGTGCTTAAAGCTGGGAGCTCTCTGGATCTTCCATTCCAATATCCAGTAGAATCAGTGTTATCGGTTCAGTGGAGCTTCAATAAGAGCATTTTTGCTGAATGCAGTACAGACAAAGAATACACATTTCTGGAATCACAGTTCAATGGAAGATTAAAGAAAGAATATAACAGAATTGGAGTAACAATAGAAGATCTTCAACCCTTAGATTCTGGGACATTCTTAGTGGCTGCAGTTAGCATTATTCCAAGGCATCAAACACAAATATTTAAAGTTCTTGTTCAAA tatatatgtatactgtGCAGATTGAGAAGACTTGGTTGATGTCCACAAACAGCTGTGATATTCATGTGAAGTGTGCAGCGCTCGGAGCTGAGAGTGTTTCCTATCTGTGGAGTGGATATAAGACTGCAAGTGGAGCTCATCTGCAGTTCAGTCTTTCACCAGCAGAAGGAGCTGTTACACTGAACTGTACTGCAGCTAACAATGTCAGCTCCAGTTCTGCTACAGAGACACTGAACTGTACCGAAACCCAAACAG AAGCTCCACTGTCAGTACTTAAACTGATCAGTAGTCTAGTGGCAGCCTCTCCATATCTGCTGGTGACCATCATTCTTGGTGTAAAATATTACAAAGCTTGGG GTCATCATGACAGCCAGCATGCTGTAACAGTACCTGAGGAATGA